The nucleotide sequence CGACAGCGGCACCTGCCCCAATTACCGTCCATTCCTCAATATGAATACCTGGTATAATGGAAGCGCCAATTCCAACATGTGTCCCTTCGGCAATGGTCACACCGCCTGCAGCCGAGGCATTAGGTGAAAGGTGGACATAATCTTCTAATAGATTGTCATGCTCAATAACACTTCGCGTGTTCACGATATTGTGCTTGCCAACCTTCGAATCAGCATTAATCATAGCTCCAGGCATCACAACTGCACCTGCTCCAATTGTGACATTCGAGCCGAGCACAGCACTTGGATGCACAAGTGTTGCATATTTTTCATTCGGTAAATTAAGCTTCTCGGCAATCTTTTTGCGAATACGGTTATTGCCGATCGAAATAACAAGCCGAACATCACAATCACTCTCAAGCAATTCATGTGCAAATGAAATAGGGGCATAATGAATGCCATCTTTCACTACATGCCCCGTTTCTTTATCATCAAGCAAGCCAAACAATTCATATTCTCCGCCTGCCTTTACAATATCTTGAATAACTTTGCAGTGGCCTCCACTTCCGAGCAACACAATCTTTTTCATCGTTTCTCACATTCTTTCATTTTTTGACCCTTTGAATTTTGTCATCGTTGCCTGACCTTGCTGACTAATTCCCTCTGATTTGAATACTTTCAGCACGGTTAAGAAAAGAATCTTCATATCAAGTAAGAAGGTTTGATGGTCCACATACCAAACATCTAATTTGAACTTATCCTCCCAGCTAATCGCATTCCGGCCATTCACTTGAGCCCAGCCTGTAATCCCAGGTTTCACATCATGTCGACGAGCTTGTTCAGGCGAATAAAGTTCTAAATATTCCATTAACAAAGGTCGTGGCCCAACAAAGCTCATCTCCCCTTTCAGCACATTACAAAGCTGCGGAAGCTCATCAAGACTGAGCTTTCGAACAATTTTTCCAAAGGATGTTAACCGGACATCATCAGGTAGCAACTCGCCATTTTCATCACGCTTATCATTCATCGTACGAAACTTATAAATGTAAAAAGGCCTGCCGTGCAATCCTGGACGCTTCTGTGTAAAAAAGACAGGTGAACCGTGAAAAATAACAGTTAGCACAGCGGTTATCGCGATAATCGGTGAAAAGAGAATGAGTAATACAAGTGAACCCGTAAAGTCAAATAATCGTTTTAGCATTGATTTCACCACTCATTCGTTTCTTAAATATCTTGTAGCATTTGTTGTTCAAGCTGTTTGGATAAAACATCCCAAGAGTGATTCGATTCGACATATTGGCGTGCCTTCTGTCCCTTCACATGGGCATCATCGGTTGCATTCATTTCAAGCAGCGAGCTTGCGAGATTCTCAGTAAAGTTCTCTTTAATAACAACACCGCCTCCTGAAAGCTCAACAGGACTTTCTGTAATGTTGCATAGCAGAATAACAGGAAGTGAGGAAGCCATATAATCGAACATTTTGTTCGGACTAATTCCCCATTTAAAGACAGGTGAGTCAGTAAGCGGCAATAACCCCACATTCACTCTTTGTAAAATAAGCGGGATTTGCTCCTTCGGCACAGGCGGGAAGAACGTCACATTGTCAATGCCTTCGTCTACCTTCCTCTTTTCTAAACGCGCCTTTTCAGGACCGTCTCCTACGAGTAAGAAATGAATTTGTTCATCTTTTTTCTTTACCATTTTTGCGGCATCAAGAACTGTATCTAAGTTATTGGCAAGCCCATGAGCTCCAGTGTAGACAGCAACAAATTTATCATCTAAACGACCAAGCACTTGCTGCAGCTCTGGCAGCATCTCATCTGATTGTTTTTCATAGCGGCTTAAGTCAACGCCATTTGGCAGATACATCACCTTTTCACGCTTCACACCACGTGATACGACATAATTAGGTGCTTTATTGAAGAGAACGACGATGCGGTCTGCCTTTTCATATAAAAACAGCTCCATCTTACCAAGCACCCAAATAAGTGGATTACGTTCTGATACTTTTCCTAAGTCAAGCAATGTTTGCGGCCAAAGATCGCGCTCTTCAAAATAAAAGCGGCAGCCTTTCTTTTTCGCAACAAGATAGCCTAGATATGCAGCAAACGGATGAACAAGTGACCCGATCACAACGTCAGGCATTTCATCAAATTGCTTGACGATTTTGTATGCATTTTTCGTATAGCTGACCATGTTATAAGCACGGCGCCAATCGTTCTTCTGATACGGGAAGCTTTTGACCCATACGAAACGAACACCGTCATAGTAAGTTGTTTTGAACTCCTCTGAGTGGTCTTCTAAATAGAGATCTTTACGTGACTGGTGGTTGAATGAGGAAGCAAAAATCGTCACATTGTGCCCTCTTTTCACCAGCTGCTTCGCTAAATCATAGTGTCTTGTCCCACCGTTTGTACCGGGAGCAACAGCATAATGATTAAAAATCCAAATATTCATATTCCCAACCGCCTTTTCATTATTGATTTCGCAGTAACTGATTTTCGGGAACGTCTTTGAATTTTTTTGCAGGAAAACCGGCTACAAGATCTTCTTTGTTGACATCTTTTGTGACAAGACTGCCTGCTGCAACCGTTCCGTCTTCATGAATTGTTTTACCAGGAAGAATGGTAGCATTCGCACCAACTCGCCCACCTGTTTTAATTGTCACACCTTTAAAGTTGTCATAGCGTTCCTTAGAACGTGCCATATAGTTATCATTTGTTGTCACGACACATGGTGCAACGAAGACATAATCTCCAAGCTCAGAATAAGCTGTAATATAGCAGTTTGTTTCAAGCTTGCATCTCTTACCGACCGTACAATCATTTTCAATCGCAACACCACGGCCCACAATTGAACCTTCACCAACAGATACTCGCTCACGAACTGTGGCAAGGTCTGCAACAAAGACATCATTTGCAAGCTCTGCGTTTGCATACACAATTGCAGATGTTCCAATCGTCACGCCTGAGCCGATTACTGCAGGCGGCAGCTGCTTCACTTCTGGTAAAATCGAGCTCTTTGCTCGTGTCGGCTGCTTACCGATTACAGCGTTGTCTTGTATGATGACATTGTCACCAATCGTTGCGCCTTCATAGATAACAACATTGTTACCGATTACGACATTTTCACCGAATGTGACGTTATCTTGAATGGTTACATTCTCTCCACGTGATAGAAGCTGCATAATTCATTCCCCTTTTATTGAAAGATAGGGCTTCACCGCTATGAAAGCGGTGAAACCGTCATAATTTAATGCTTAAGTAGTCTTTCTTCTTCTTTTCTTACAAAGTACGAAGCGATTTCTTCGGCAATTTTGCCTGATGCATTACCATCACCATAAAGTGTTTCAATGTATTCACTTGCAGGCGGAGCTTTCATCACTTCTTCAAGGTTCGTATTAAGTGGGTTTACGAGTGTGTTCCAGCCTGTGTGAACCGTTTCCACCCACTCTGTTTGATCACGAAGTGTAAAGCACGGGACCTTTGCAAAGTATGCTTCCTTTTGCACGCCCCCTGAATCCGTAATAATGGCAGAGGCATGTTTTTCTAAAAGAAGCATTTCAGCATACGAAACAGGATCAATTACCTTAATGTGCTCAGAATGGTCTAAATATTTGTGTAAGCCATATTCATCAAGCTTTTTCTTTGTGCGTGGATGCAGTGGCAAGAGAACTGTTGAATCCAGCTCACTTAATGAGCGAAAAATGGCAGCTAAGCGCTCTGGATCATCCGTATTTTCTGCACGGTGAATTGTGCCAAGAATATATGAGCCTTCTTCTACACCGAAATCTTCAATATTGTATTTCTTCTCAGCGATTTCCATGTTATAAAGCACCGCATCATACATCACATCTCCAGATTGAATGACACCCTCTGTGATTGATTCTTTTTCCAAGTTTTCAACGGCTACGGATGTCGGGGCAAACAGTAAATCTGAAACATGATCAGTCATTACACGGTTAATTTCTTCTGGCATCCGTTTGTTGTAACTACGCAAACCAGCTTCAATATGGAATAGTGGAATATGAAGCTTAGAAGCTGCTAATGCTGCCGCCACAGTCGAATTCGTATCACCATATACAAGCACAGCGTCAGGTTTTTCTTCTAGCAACACTTCCTCAAGCTTAATCAACATTTTCCCTGTTTGCTCTCCGTGACCAGCTGAGCCAACACCGAGGTCATAATCAGGCTTTGGAATATTCAATTCTTCAAAGAAAACACCAGCCATGTTGTAGTCATAGTGTTGCCCAGTATTGACGATGATTTCTTCAAACTGCTTGCGTAGTGCGCGTGACACTGGTGCGGCTTTTACAAATTGAGGACGAGCCCCGATTACCGTGACAATCTTTTGCATGCTTCTCACCCCTTTTCGTAAAATTCCACGATTTTTTCAACGACATATTCTTGCTGTTCACGCTTAATTTCCGGGAACATCGGTAATGACAATGCTTCTTGACACGCTTTTTCTGTAACAGGAAGATCGCCTTCTTTATAACCAAGCTCTTCAAATACAGGCTGTAAGTGAAGCGGCTTTGGATAATAAACCATTGATGCCACACCATTTTCTTTTAAGAATGACTGTAATTCGTCACGCTTTGGTACACGCAATGTATATTGATGGAATACGTGCTTAATTTGTTCGGCAATGTATGGCGTTTTAACCGTATCGCCAAGCTTTTCATTAAGAAGTTCTGTATACACTTGTGCAGCTTGTTGACGTTTTTCAATCCATGTTTCAAGGTGAGGAAACTTCACATTTAATACAGCTGCTTGAAGCTCATCAAGCCGGCTGTTATAGCCAAGAACATGGTGATAATACTTTGGCTTACTTCCATGAACACGAAGCACTCGCGCACGCTCTGCCACTTCATCGTCATTTGCAACAATCATGCCGCCATCACCATAAGCTCCTAAGTTCTTTGTTGGGAAAAAGCTGTAGCAAGCTGTCGTACCGAGCTCACCTGTTTTTTTCCCTTTGTATTCAGCACCGATTGCTTGAGCTGAATCTTCTACAACAGCTAAGCTATGTTTCCTTGCGATTTCATTAATCGGGTCCATATCCGCCATTTGTCCGTAAAGGTGTACAGGAATAATCGCTTTTGTCTTTTCAGTAATGGCCTCTTCAATCTTTGAAGGGTCAATATTGTATGTATCAGGGTCGATATCAACATAAACAGGTACTGCACCAATACGTGCAATCGCGCCACCTGTTGCAAAGAATGTAAATGCTGGTGCAATGACTTCATCCCCAGGAGAGACACCACATGCGAGTAGTGAAATATGCAGGGCATCGCTTCCGCTTGCAACCCCAACGCCATGTGCGACATTGCTATAAGACGCGACATCTGCTTCAAGCTGCTTTACATGATCCCCTAAAATAAAACGAGAGGACGCCATCACTTCATCAAGTGTTTCTTGAATTTGTGGCTTAAGCTCTGCGTATTGTTCTGATAAATCTAACATTGGTACTTTCATTTGCACTTTCATTCGAAACCCTCCAAGGTTAAAGTTTTTCATAGAGTGCTAATAACTTTGAGCTCTCTTGTTTCCAATTGAACGTTTCAAGAACAGCTTTTCTGCCGTTCTCCCCCATTGCCTGTGCTTCATTCGGATGATTAACGATCCATTCAGCAGCATCAGCGATTTCTTTTGTACTAAGCGGATTCACACAAATCCCGCATTGATGGTGCTCAACAATCTCTTCCAAAATCTTAAAATTCGATGCAATGACCGGCAGTCCAGCGGCCATGTATTCAAACATTTTGACTGGAAGTGCATCAACATAGTTTTTGGTCGGATGTAGCGTCACAAGACCTGCCATGGAGCGCTTGAACGTTTCGGCAATTCCTTCGCGGTCAAGGTAGCCTAGAAACTCCGTATTCCCCCAGCCATCCATCTGCTCGGCTTGGATCTGTTCATTTTGGTCAGCAAACCGTCCAGCCAGTAATAGCTTCATATCTTTGCCAGCGACAGCTTGAATGTTTTCAAATGCACCGCGTACCTTCGAGATCCCGCCGACATAACAGACAGCTTGTTCCTTCTTTGCCCAATCCATTTCTGTCGAAAGCCATTCATCAAGAATTGGGTAGTTATTAATATTGACACTGTTACAGCCTAGCTTGCGAAACCGTTCTTCAATAAACGGTGTTGCTGCTGCTACACGATCAAATCGCAGTGCTGCACGGTTCTCATATTGCTCAAATGTTTTAGAAATTGTTGTTCTTAGCGGCTTTGGAATCCAATGCTTTGTAAGAATTTGCCGAGGTACATCTTCGTGTACATCATAAATCACTTTTTTACCATGTTTTTTTAGCTTTAAGCCGACTGGAATCAGCTCAGGGTCGTGAAAGTGATAAATTTCTGCATCTTCTTGTAGTGCTTTTTCATATAACTCTTTTTTTACTTTATTGATACGCTCGATTCGATTTTTCGGTTTGTTTAGTGCATGAATTTGAATCCCATCGATATCTTCAGACCGGTCATGCTGCACAATATAGGAAACAGAGTAGCCTGCATTTGCTAAGCTTTTTGCCTCCTTATGAAAGATTCGCATATCATGAAGGGGGTGAACCGAGCTTAAGATGCACACTTTCTTCATTTATATAGCCCCCTTTCTATCCAAGCTGGCACTTTCTTTATTTAAGAAGAAAAATAACCCTAGAAAAGCCAGCAAATAACGGTTGTCATTTAAATCACCGCTTATCATCGCGTTGATTAACAAGTTTATAAGTAACATAAGCAATAGAAGCGCCCATGCATTGTTTTGTAACGTACGATACGTTTTAATTTGCCTTAAGGCATAACCGACCATCACCACAAACAAAACAACCCCAATAAGACCTAGCTCTACCCCTAATTCCAAGATAATGTTATGCGGATAAGCTCGCTCATCCATTCCTGTCGTTAAGACTGGCCATGAACCAACCCCGTGGCCAAAAACGACATTTTCTCCCCAAAGCTCACCTGCTTTTTCATAGTAATGCATGCGTGCTCCTGCAGAGCTTCCCATATCCTCACTTTGAAAAATAACCTGCAGCCTTGACACGGTTGATGGTAGCTGGTTTGTTGAAAACAAATACGAGCCATACATAACCGCAAACAAGATAATAATGATAATCGGAACAAAATGCTTTTTAATTCGAATATCACCAATTGACGGTTTCCAACTGAGCAATAATGGAAATAGAATGGAACCGACCACAGCAAGCAGCGGTCCACGCGCTCCGATATTAAGCATTAGAAACATAAAGTAAAAAAACAGCAGATATCCGATAACTTTTGCTTTCCATCCTTTTGCAAAAAAGAGAGCATACGCAAACAACACAATGGAAGCTAACCCTAATACACGGCCGATTCCTAAATAATTTCCCCCAAGAACAGTAATAAAGCTTCCAGATGCTTGCATAAACGCAATCGTACTTTCAATCGCCATCCAAAGTGCGAAGGCAAACAGTAGGGAAAAGAACCGAATCATTCGCTTTCGCTCTTGTGAAATGATTAATGTTGGACCAGCTAATGCCCAAAGGGTGAGCGTAAACAAGTAGCCCATCTTTTCCCCTGCATACGCATCACTTGGTGACCAAATATAGCTAAACAAAACATATAGCAACAGTAGGGCATACATAAACACAAGTATTACCGGCTTTTTGTCTAACACCCCGCCACGTTTTGCGACAATCCAAATGCCAATTAAGACACTTAATCCAAAGAATAATGCCGTTAAATCTACAGGTATCCATGAAAAGCGCGGGTCTGCCTTAAAACGTCCAGCAAATAGATACAGGATAAACGTCATTTCAAAGGAGAAAAGACTGCCAATCATGATAGCGAGCTTTGATGTTGTTCGTGTGTTTTGTTGTCTTTGAATCGTAGTCGAATACATGCAAACACCTTCTAAATCTGTTGCTTCATTTGTTTTCGTCAAGGGAATTACTCCCCTTTGCTGTACCTTCTTAACAAAAATAAGAAAAGAACATAATATGTGCTAATGACGCTCGAGTATAAGATAAAAAGCGTTTCTACCGATAAAGATGTAAGCCAAACAAAGCCGAAAACGACTAAGCTTAATGCCAATAAACCAAACTGCCAAATCATTGAGACATTTTCCTTGTAGAATATACTGTTCACAACTGTAAGCGGCACGACGACAAACCGAATCGCAAACAAAGGCATCAGCAGCTTCGCATACTCTCCAACTGTCTTCCAGTTCTCTCCGAAGACAAAGGTAACTACTTCATCGACAACAAAAAACATAAGCGTAAAGCCGGGAATTGCAAGAAGCAGCATCTTTTTCAATGTGGAATCAAAGGCATGTACCGCTTGACCTGTCTCATTCTTTTCAGCGCTTGCTTTTTGGTAAAACACTTGACTCATTGATTTACCAATTAAGCTTGAAGGCATGCCGAGCACGCGCTGTACAAGGCTGTAAAAA is from Bacillus tianshenii and encodes:
- a CDS encoding acetyltransferase, producing the protein MKKIVLLGSGGHCKVIQDIVKAGGEYELFGLLDDKETGHVVKDGIHYAPISFAHELLESDCDVRLVISIGNNRIRKKIAEKLNLPNEKYATLVHPSAVLGSNVTIGAGAVVMPGAMINADSKVGKHNIVNTRSVIEHDNLLEDYVHLSPNASAAGGVTIAEGTHVGIGASIIPGIHIEEWTVIGAGAAVVHNLPAYCTAAGVPAKPIKFHERINELHT
- a CDS encoding sugar transferase, with the protein product MLKRLFDFTGSLVLLILFSPIIAITAVLTVIFHGSPVFFTQKRPGLHGRPFYIYKFRTMNDKRDENGELLPDDVRLTSFGKIVRKLSLDELPQLCNVLKGEMSFVGPRPLLMEYLELYSPEQARRHDVKPGITGWAQVNGRNAISWEDKFKLDVWYVDHQTFLLDMKILFLTVLKVFKSEGISQQGQATMTKFKGSKNERM
- a CDS encoding glycosyltransferase family 4 protein; translation: MNIWIFNHYAVAPGTNGGTRHYDLAKQLVKRGHNVTIFASSFNHQSRKDLYLEDHSEEFKTTYYDGVRFVWVKSFPYQKNDWRRAYNMVSYTKNAYKIVKQFDEMPDVVIGSLVHPFAAYLGYLVAKKKGCRFYFEERDLWPQTLLDLGKVSERNPLIWVLGKMELFLYEKADRIVVLFNKAPNYVVSRGVKREKVMYLPNGVDLSRYEKQSDEMLPELQQVLGRLDDKFVAVYTGAHGLANNLDTVLDAAKMVKKKDEQIHFLLVGDGPEKARLEKRKVDEGIDNVTFFPPVPKEQIPLILQRVNVGLLPLTDSPVFKWGISPNKMFDYMASSLPVILLCNITESPVELSGGGVVIKENFTENLASSLLEMNATDDAHVKGQKARQYVESNHSWDVLSKQLEQQMLQDI
- a CDS encoding acyltransferase, translating into MQLLSRGENVTIQDNVTFGENVVIGNNVVIYEGATIGDNVIIQDNAVIGKQPTRAKSSILPEVKQLPPAVIGSGVTIGTSAIVYANAELANDVFVADLATVRERVSVGEGSIVGRGVAIENDCTVGKRCKLETNCYITAYSELGDYVFVAPCVVTTNDNYMARSKERYDNFKGVTIKTGGRVGANATILPGKTIHEDGTVAAGSLVTKDVNKEDLVAGFPAKKFKDVPENQLLRNQ
- the wecB gene encoding UDP-N-acetylglucosamine 2-epimerase (non-hydrolyzing); translation: MQKIVTVIGARPQFVKAAPVSRALRKQFEEIIVNTGQHYDYNMAGVFFEELNIPKPDYDLGVGSAGHGEQTGKMLIKLEEVLLEEKPDAVLVYGDTNSTVAAALAASKLHIPLFHIEAGLRSYNKRMPEEINRVMTDHVSDLLFAPTSVAVENLEKESITEGVIQSGDVMYDAVLYNMEIAEKKYNIEDFGVEEGSYILGTIHRAENTDDPERLAAIFRSLSELDSTVLLPLHPRTKKKLDEYGLHKYLDHSEHIKVIDPVSYAEMLLLEKHASAIITDSGGVQKEAYFAKVPCFTLRDQTEWVETVHTGWNTLVNPLNTNLEEVMKAPPASEYIETLYGDGNASGKIAEEIASYFVRKEEERLLKH
- a CDS encoding DegT/DnrJ/EryC1/StrS family aminotransferase, with the protein product MKVPMLDLSEQYAELKPQIQETLDEVMASSRFILGDHVKQLEADVASYSNVAHGVGVASGSDALHISLLACGVSPGDEVIAPAFTFFATGGAIARIGAVPVYVDIDPDTYNIDPSKIEEAITEKTKAIIPVHLYGQMADMDPINEIARKHSLAVVEDSAQAIGAEYKGKKTGELGTTACYSFFPTKNLGAYGDGGMIVANDDEVAERARVLRVHGSKPKYYHHVLGYNSRLDELQAAVLNVKFPHLETWIEKRQQAAQVYTELLNEKLGDTVKTPYIAEQIKHVFHQYTLRVPKRDELQSFLKENGVASMVYYPKPLHLQPVFEELGYKEGDLPVTEKACQEALSLPMFPEIKREQQEYVVEKIVEFYEKG
- a CDS encoding glycosyltransferase family 4 protein → MKKVCILSSVHPLHDMRIFHKEAKSLANAGYSVSYIVQHDRSEDIDGIQIHALNKPKNRIERINKVKKELYEKALQEDAEIYHFHDPELIPVGLKLKKHGKKVIYDVHEDVPRQILTKHWIPKPLRTTISKTFEQYENRAALRFDRVAAATPFIEERFRKLGCNSVNINNYPILDEWLSTEMDWAKKEQAVCYVGGISKVRGAFENIQAVAGKDMKLLLAGRFADQNEQIQAEQMDGWGNTEFLGYLDREGIAETFKRSMAGLVTLHPTKNYVDALPVKMFEYMAAGLPVIASNFKILEEIVEHHQCGICVNPLSTKEIADAAEWIVNHPNEAQAMGENGRKAVLETFNWKQESSKLLALYEKL
- a CDS encoding O-antigen ligase family protein, translating into MTKTNEATDLEGVCMYSTTIQRQQNTRTTSKLAIMIGSLFSFEMTFILYLFAGRFKADPRFSWIPVDLTALFFGLSVLIGIWIVAKRGGVLDKKPVILVFMYALLLLYVLFSYIWSPSDAYAGEKMGYLFTLTLWALAGPTLIISQERKRMIRFFSLLFAFALWMAIESTIAFMQASGSFITVLGGNYLGIGRVLGLASIVLFAYALFFAKGWKAKVIGYLLFFYFMFLMLNIGARGPLLAVVGSILFPLLLSWKPSIGDIRIKKHFVPIIIIILFAVMYGSYLFSTNQLPSTVSRLQVIFQSEDMGSSAGARMHYYEKAGELWGENVVFGHGVGSWPVLTTGMDERAYPHNIILELGVELGLIGVVLFVVMVGYALRQIKTYRTLQNNAWALLLLMLLINLLINAMISGDLNDNRYLLAFLGLFFFLNKESASLDRKGAI